Within the Deltaproteobacteria bacterium genome, the region CCTCGTACAGGCAGAAGATCGCCTCGTTGATCATGATCATCAGAACGCGATTCGACACGAATCCCGGGTAGTCCTGCACGGTCACGGGGTCCTTGCCGACCGCTTGCGACATCTCGAAGATCGCCGAATGCGTCTCGTCGTCGGTGGCCAGACCGCGCACGATCTCGACGAGGCGCATCACCGGCACGGGATTGAAAAAGTGCATGCCGATGACCTTGTGCGGGCGTTTTGTCACCGCGGCGATCTCGGTGACGGACAGGCTCGACGTGTTGGTCGCCAGAATGGCGTCGGGCGCAAAGGAGGCATCGAGCCTCTGAAAGATCTGTTTCTTGATGGCGAGATTCTCGGTCGCGGCCTCGATCACGAGATTGCAACCTTTCGCCGCCTCTTCGATCGACGGCGCGGCGTGAATTCGGCCCATGACCGCAGCCTTCTGTTCCGCGGTCATTTTCTCTTTCTTGACGAGACGTTCGAGACCGCTGTCGATCCCCTTGAGTCCCTTTCGGATCAGGTCTTCAGAGATGTCGTGCAGGTGAACCGCGTGCCCGGCCTGAGCCAGCACCTGCGCGATGCCGTGGCCCATGATGCCCGCGCCGATGACGAGAACCGACTCGATTTTCATGGCGATCTTCCCCTTCAAAACCGGAATGATGCGACGTCGTCCAAAGAGGTCGCCAGTTTGTCCGAACCGGCGGCACAGGGCAAGACCGATTCGCCCGGATCGGGGACGAAGCGGAGGAGAAGTTTCGAGACCTTTCCGGCCATAGAAAAATTTCTAGTCCTTTCCCGAAAAATGTCGTATTCTCCTTTGCATATCGCGTTGTTCGCTCCCGCGTCGGAATTCGACGCGAAGCGCGGTCGTGGGGCATCCCGAGGCCACGGGGTCGGGTCACCGGGACTCAAACACCGTTTCGTCGAATCACATGAACCTGCTGACGCAACAGCTCGACTTTCTGTTCGGCGTGCAAGGGCTGGCTTTCGTCGTCCTGGCCTCCGGCAACTGGGTGCTGGCCGGTCGGGAGAGCGCCCGACACCCATGGGACTGGTTCGGGCTGACGTCGTTTTTCTGGGGACTTTGCCAGTGGCAGGATCTCATCAGTTGGAGCATCGGCGACGGGCGGATGTACAACGTCGTCCGCGTGGTTTTGTCGTCGATCGCGTGGTTTTCTTTGATCGAGTTCAACCGGCGTGCCCGCGTCACCACGGGCGACCGGCCGGTCCCCATCTGGATCTACGCGGTGTTCGCGATTCCCGCTTTTTCGGGCTACGCATTCGGGCCTTCGGCTCTGGACCTGACGTTTCACTTCGCCCTGGGCATCCCCGCGGGAATCTGGACGGTCTGGACGTTTCGGCGCATCGCAAACCGCGAGGCCGCGGGCCGGACGGCGCTCTGCGTCGCGATCGTCGCGTTCGCGATCTACATCCTGCTGGCCGTCATCGAGATTCCACTTTCGCCCTTCGACGAGGGCATTCACGCACTTCGAGTGCAGCCCGATCCCGTTTCGATCCTCCTTCGTTACGCTTCGACCGGAGCGGCGGTGGTCGTCGCGGCGGCCATGTGGAAATTTTTGCGGTTCTCTTATTTTTCGGACGTTCGCGTTCGAAAAATTCTGCCATACGAAAACGCCCTCGTCTGGTCGGTTCCGCTGATTCTTGTCTTCGGCTGGATCGCGACAACGTACGCCGAAAAATCGATCGTAGCCCGCGAGATGGAACAACTTCAGGAAGCCGCGAACATCATTGCGGAAGAATCGGAATGGACGAACGTCTCCGAGCTCAACGCGTCCGAGGCCGATCTTGGCGGGCCGGTCTACGGCCGGATCAAGCAGCGGCTCACGTCGCTTCGAAGCGCCGTCAAACAGTGTCGATTCGTGTATCTCATGCGGCGTACCGGCGACCAAATCGTCCTCCTTGCCGACTCTGAACCCGCCGAATCGCCCGACTTCTCACCGCCCGGTCAAGTGTATGCCGAAGCCCCGAAGGCAATATTCCCGCTGTTCGAGACCGCGGGGCGTCTTTCGCTCCGGTATGAAGACCGATGGGGACGATTCGACTCGGCGTTCGTCTCGCTCGTCGATCGGCAAACCGGCGCCGTGGTCGCGGTCGTGGGAATCGACATCGAAGCCGAACGACTCGACCAAATGGCTCGTGAGGCTCGACTTCTGCCGCTGGTCGTCACGCTGCTCTTCGCCGGACTCGTCGTCACGTTCTTGATGGCAAAGCAGCACGATGCCCGGGCGCAGTGGCTTCTTGCACAGGCCGAGGAGTCTATGACGGCCCTGCTCGACAATATCCCGGAAACCGCATGTCTCGTGGACATTCGCGGCCAGGTGCTGGCGTGCAACTCCGAGATGCGGCGACGGGAACTGAAGGACGTCGCCGACCACTCCGATGTAAATCTCCCTCGCCTCGTTCCAGCTTTTCGGGATTTCTGGACCGGGGAACAGTGGAGCGGACTCAAATCCGGCACTCCCGGAAGATTTCTCGTTCATGAGGAAGATCGAGAGATCGACTACCGCGTGCAGCCCGTCATCGACGAGGCCGCGCGCGTGAGTCGTCTGGCCATTCTCGGAATCGACCTGACCGAACGGCTGCGGATCGAAGAGGCGCTGCGCGCGGGTGAGGAGCGCTTTCGCGACATGGCGCTTTCGAGCGCGGACTGGATGTGGGAGGTCGACGCATCCGGCAAATACACCTTCGCATCCGGACGTGTCGAGGATGTGCTCGGGTATCGACCGGACGAGGTGATCGGCAAATCACCGTTCGAGTTCATGGATGCAAGTGAGTCGAAACGGATTATCCCCATTTTTCAGGATATCGCCGACCGGCGCGCACCGATCGTCGATCTCGAGAACCGATGCCGACATCGCGACGGCAGCGCGGTCGTCGTCGTTACGAACGGCGTTCCGATCGTGTCGGCAGACGGCGTATTGCTCGGTTATCGCGGCGTGGACAAGGACATCACCGCGCGAAAATTCGCCGAGCAAGCCCTACGTGACAGCGAGGAACGTTTCCGGGCGCTCGCCGAGAACTCGCCGGACGTCATCATGCGTTTCGACCGCGAAGGCCGGCATCTCTACGTCAATCCGGCCGTCAGGCGATTCGCCGGATTTGCGCCGGCGGACTTTGTCGGAAAGACGCACCGGGAAATGGGCTTCCCCGAGGATCTTTGCACTCTGTGGGAGCAGACGATTCGGCGCACGTTCGAGCAGGGAGGTATTGAACGCATCGAGTTCGATCTTCCCGACGGCGCGGCCATCGATTGGCTTCTCGTTCCGGAGTTCGACGCATCGGGAGCGGTCACGCATGTCATGACGTCGGCGCGCGACATCACGGCGAGAAAAATGGCGGAAGAAGCGCTGCGCACAACGCTGGACCGACTGGAACAAATGGTCGCCGAGCGAACGGAGAAGCTGCGCAAGGCGAATGAACAGCTCGAGGCGGAGGTCGCGGAGCGCCGCCGGATCGAGATTGCACTGAGGCGAAGTGAAGAGCGCTTCCGTTCGCTCGTGGAAACGAATAACGACTGGATCTGCGAAATCACCGTTTCGGCCGAATTCACCTACAATAGCCCGCAAGTGGAACGCCTGCTGGGTTACGAGCCCGAGGAACTGATCGGCAAGCCGTTCGATCTCATCCTATCGCCGGACGAAGCCGCGCGGTTTCGTCGTCACTTCGACTCCGTGGCGAGCATCGGCGGGCGGATGAAAGGTTTCGAGTGGACGGCGATCTCGCGCGAGGGGCGCAACGTCGTCTTCGAAACGAATGCCGAGCCGTTTTTCGATGAGGGTCGGCTCTTGCGGGGATACCGCTCGATTCACCGTGATGTCACGGAACGCAAGGTCGCGGACACCGCGCTGCGCGACAGCGAAGAACGTTTTCGCCAGCTCTTCGAGGGCGTCACCGACGCGCTCTTCGTACACGAAATCCGCTCCGACGGATCGCCGGGGCGGTTCGTCGAGGTCAACGATCAGGCGTGCCGTCGGTTGGGATATTCGCGGGAGGAGTTGCTGCGGATGGGTCCGCGCGAGATCGATGCGCCGCCGCCCGAAGGGAACGAACTCACCCCGATCGGCCAGCAGTTGCGCGCGGGGCGGTTCCTCACTTTCGAGCAGGTTCACGTCACCCGGGACGGGCGACGTATTCCGGTCGAGATCAGTTCCCGCGTATTCGAGCTCGCCGGTCGATCGATGGTCATGTCGATCGCCCGTGACATCTCTCAGAGAAAAAATGCCGAGCGCGCCCTGCGGGAGAGCGAAGAGCGATTCCGCATGCTTACCGAGGAGTCGCTCACCGGCGTGTTCCTGCAGAATGAGGGTCGGTTGACCTAGTCCAAGCGCCGGCTCGCCCAGATGCTCGGATATCGGCCCGAGGACATCCCGGTCAAGCTCGGCACACAAGTTCTGGATTTTGTGCATCCGGGCGATCGCGACCAGGTTCGCGAAAATCTCGAAGAGCGCGCGCGGGGCGGAAATCCACCTCGCGAGTACGAGTGCCGCATGCTCGGAGCCGACGGGAAATCGGTCTGGGTCGCCATGCTCGTGTCCCAGATTTTCCACGACGGACTCTCCACCACGATCGGCCACGTCGTGGATGTGACCGAACGTAAACGCGACGACGAACGGCTGCGTTTTCTGTCATATCACGATCCGCAAACCGGCCTGCGGAACCGCACCTTCTTCGAGGAATTGATGGAGCGCTACTCCAATGGCGAGCGGATGCCGGGACCGGTCTCCATCGTCGTCGCCGACATCGACGGGCTCAAGGTGGTGAATGACACCTTCGGTCACCGCGCCGGGGACGAACACATCGCCACCGTCGCGCGCATGCTCGCCGATACCTTCAACGGGACGAACGAGGTGTGCCGGGTCGGCGGCGACGAGTTCTGCGTCGTCATGCCGGACACGCCGGTCGACCTCGTCAGTCTTCGCGTGACGGAGGTGCTGGAACGCGTCAAGCGCTTCAACTCGCGGTCGCCGCGCATCCCGATCAGCATCTCGATCGGTCACTCGACGTCGCACGGCGCGCACGAGAGCGTCTTCGAGATCTACCAGCGCGCCGACGACAACATGTATCAATACAAGCTCACCCAGATCGAGAGCCCGAAGAGCCGCGTCATCGACATCCTGCTCATGGCGCTCGCCGAACGCGACTTCGTCCTCCAGGGGCATGTCGAGCGGATGGTGCACATGGTGGGGCGCATGGCGGAGTTGGTGGGTCTTCCGGATCACCGACGGCGGGATCTGATCCTGTTCGCGCGGGTCCACGATCTGGGCAAGGTCGGGATTCCCGACGAAATTCTCTTCAAACCGTCGGTCCTGACGCCCGAGGAGTACGCGAAGATCAAGATGCACGTTCAGATCGGTCACAAGATCGCCAGCCGTTCGCGGGAACTCGCGCATATCGCGAATCTCGTGCTGCATCACCATGAGTTTTGGGACGGCAACGGATACCCGAACCGGCTTCGCGGCGAGGAGATTCCCCTCGAATGTCGGATCCTCGCCATCGTGGACGCTTACGATGCGATGACGCAGACGAGGCCGTACAGCGCCGGTCGGACACACGACGAGGCGCTCGACGAGCTGCGCCGCTGCTCCGGACGGCAGTTCGACCCGCGATTGGTGGACGTGTTCATCGAGATGTTGCGGACCATGCCGACGCCGACGCCACCGCCGGAGGTCGGCGAAGGGCATATCGTGAACTGATCGGCGCCACCTCGGGAAACAGGGGCATGGCGACCAAGTGGGAAATCGGTGAAAATCGACTTTGGAGGGGCTGTCCGCCGTCGCGCGGGATTGACAGCAAACCCGGAAATCCTTAAGAAAAATCAAGGAATTCGGGGAATTTTCCAGCGTCCGCTCCATGCGCCCCTTCCTGGCCGAGGCTCCCTTGGAAATCGACGAATCCCAGGCGCTCGAAGCGTCGGCAAGGCTTCTGGACCGGCAGCGGATCGCTGTTCTTTCCACGAGCGATCTGGGACATCCGCACACGACGCTGATCGTCTTCGCCTCGGGCGAGGATCTGCGCACGCTCGTGTTTTTCGTCGATCGCGAACACCAGACCTATCGTAATCTCAAGGCCGACGGCCGAGTATCGCTGATGATCGATTCCCGGATCGGGGCGGACGACGTGTGGAACGTGGAGGCGTTGCGCATCAACGGCGTGGCGTGGGAGCTGAAGGTGGGACCCGAACGCGACCGGCTCCGTGGGCGGTATTTGGAAAAGAACCCCGATATGGCGTCGTTCGCGGCCGAAATCACCACCGCGATGTTCAAGGTCACGGTGGATGCGGCGAGATACATCCGAAATTTTTCCGAATCGTTCGACGTCGGGATTTGACCCCGGCGAAATCCCGTTGAAAATGCTTGGGCTTGGGCTTGGGTGGGGACGGTTCCTGGGCGGCTTTGATGTGACCTGAGTTGAAGCGGTTTATCCGCAGGGGGTGAGCACATGGCGAAATACGTTTACCAGTTCGGAGGCGGTCGGGCCGACGGCAAGGCCGAGATGAAAAACCTCCTGGGCGGCAAAGGCGCCAACCTCGCAGAGATGAGCAATCTCGGCATTCCGGTTCCCGCCGGATTCACGATCACGACCGAGGTCTGCACTTACTACTATCGCAACAGGAACTCGTACCCGGCCGAACTCGAGGCACAGGTCAACACCGCGCTGGCCGCGGTCGAGAAGATCATGGGCCGCACGTTCGGCGATCCGGACAACGCTCTGCTCGTTTCAGTGCGCTCCGGCGCGCGCGCGTCGATGCCCGGCATGATGGACACCGTCCTCAACCTCGGTATCAACGACGCGATCGTGAAGGGGCTCTCGAAGCGGAACGAAAGAACCGCGTGGGACTGCTATCGGCGTTTCGTGCAGATGTACGGCGACGTGGTGCTCGGCCTGCGCCCGGTGGAGAAGACCGAGATCGATCCCTTCGAGGCGATCATCGAGCACGTCAAGCACAAACGCCGGATCACGCTGGATCTCGACATGACCGTCGGGGATCTTCAGGAACTCGTGCGGCTGTTCAAGATCGAGATCAAGAAGCGCACGGGTCGCGATTTTCCCGAGGAACCTCGCGCGCAGCTCTGGGGCGCCATCGGCGCGGTCTTCGGGTCGTGGATGAACGACCGGGCGAAGGTCTATCGCCGACTCAATCGCATACCCGAGGACTGGGGCACGGCGGTCAATGTGCAGGCCATGGTGTACGGAAACATGGGCGACGACTGCGCCACCGGTGTTGGGTTCTCGCGCGATCCCGCCAGCGGCGCCAAATTGCTCTATGGCGAATACCTGACGAACGCGCAGGGCGAGGATGTCGTCGCGGGCACGCGGACGCCCAAACCGATCGAGCAGTTGAAAAAGGAAATGCCGGCCGCCTACAAGGAACTCGACGCGATCGTTTCCAAGCTCGAACGGCATTACCGCGACATTCAGGACATCGAGTTCACCATCGAAGCCGGGCGCCTGTGGATGCTTCAATGCCGCGTCGGCAAGCGCACGGGCTTCGCCGCGTGCCGGATCGCCGTCGATCTGGTCAAGGAGCGTCTCGCGACGCCCGAAGAGGCGCTGGTGCGTCTCGTGCCCGACGCCAACGCCCTCGACCAGTTGCTCAAACCGGTCTTCGATCCCAAGGACAAGAACCGCGCGAAGAACGAAGGGCGCCTTGTGGCCAAGGGACTTGCGGCCGGGCCCGGAGCGGCCTGCGGACGCATCGCGTTCCACGCCGAGGACGCGGTGGCGCTGGCGGCGAAGGGCGAGCCGGTCGTGCTCGTGCGCATGGAAACCAGTCCCGAGGACATCCGCGGCATGAACGCGGCGCTGGGCATCCTCACGGCGCGCGGCGGGCAGACCTCGCACGCGGCGCTCGTCGCGCGGCAGATGGGAAAGGTGTGCGTCGCCGGGTGTTCGGAACTCGTCATCAATTACGCGACGGGCAAGATGAACGTGAAAGGCAAGTCGCTTCGCGCGGGCGACTTCATCAGCATCGACGGATTCACCGGCGAGGTGATGGTCGGCAAGGTCATGGTCATGCCGTCGGAGGTGAAGCAGGCGCTCTTCGGCAAGGGCCAGGCCGCCGCCAAGGCGCGCAAGTCCATCACCTTCCAGGCCTACGACCAGCTCATGAAATGGGCCGATCGGCATCGTCGCCTGCGCATCCGCACCAACGCCGACCAGCCGGATCAAGCGGCCGAAGCGGTCGTCTACGGAGCGGAGGGCATCGGTCTGTGCCGTACCGAGCACATGTTCTTCGGCGGCGACCGAATCATCGCCGTTCGCGAGATGATCATCGCCGACGATTTGCGAGGTCGCGAGAAGGCGCTCGCAAAGCTTCTCCCGTATCAGCGCAAGGATTTCGTGGGCATCTTCCGCGCGATGGGCGCGCGTCCGGTCACGGTCCGGCTGCTTGATCCGCCCCTGCACGAGTTCCTGCCCCACACGAAGAAAGAAGTCGAAGAGCTCGCGCGCGTTGTCGGCCTGCCGGCAAAGCTCGTCGCGAACAAGGTGCAGGCGCTGCACGAGGCGAACCCGATGCTCGGCCACCGGGGTTGCCGCCTCGGCATCACCTATCCTGAGATCTACCTGATGCAGGTGCGCGCAATCGTCGAGGCCGCCATCGCGGTGCGTAAGAGGTATCGCGTGGCGTGCGTGCCCGAGATCATGATTCCGCTCGTCGGAACGTACAAGGAACTGGCGATCCTGCGAGAACGCACGGAGGCGCTGGCGCGTGACATCCTGAAGAAGGCCAACGCGAAGATTGACATTCCTATCGGCACCATGATCGAACTGCCGCGCGCGGCGGTCACGGCCGACCGCATCGCGACGGTGGCCGACTTCTTCAGCTTCGGAACGAATGATCTGACGCAGACGACCTTCGGTCTCTCGCGAGACGACGCGGGCAAGTTCCTGCCGTTCTACGTCGAAAACGACATCCTGCCCGAGGATCCCTTCGTCTCGATCGATGTCGACGGCGTCGGCGCGCTCGTGGCGATGGGGGTCGAAAAAGGTCGTTCCGTCAACGCCAAACTCAAGGTCGGCGTTTGCGGTGAGCACGGCGGCGACCCGCTGAGCGTGCACTTCTTCCACAAAACCGGGCTCGATTACGTGTCCTGCTCGCCGTCGAGACTGCCGATCGCGCGTCTGGCGGCGGCGCAGGCGGCCATCGCGAATCGATAAAGGGCAAAAACATGGCGACGATAGAGACGATCAGGGCGCGGGAGATTCTCGATTCCCGCGGCAATCCCACGGTGGCGGCGTGCGTCGTGCTCAGCGACGGCTCGCGCGCGGAGGCGATGGTGCCGTCGGGTGCGAGCACCGGCAGCCACGAGGCGGTGGAACTGCGTGACGGCGACAAGTCGCGCTATTTGGGCAAGGGCGTGCTGAAGGCGGCGGCGAACGTCAACGACCGGATCGCGCCGCGCCTGCGCGGAATGGACGCGTCGGCTCAGGAGGAGATCGATCGCGCGATGATCGAACTCGACGGAACGCCCAACAAGGGATCGCTCGGCGCGAATGCGATTCTTTCGGTCAGCATGGCCGTGGCGCGCGCGTACGCCATGTCGGCCGGCGTCGAGTTGTTTCGGTCGATCACGCGCAGCGACGAGGCGACGCTGTTGCCGGTGCCGATGATGAACGTGATGAACGGCGGGCAGCACTCGACAAACAACGTGGACATCCAGGAGTTCATGATCGTCCCGGCGGGTGCGCCGAATTATCGGGAGGCGCTTCGTTACGGCGCCGAGGTGTTCCACGCACTCAAGAAGGTACTGGTGGAGAAGGGTTACAGCACCGGCGTGGGCGACGAGGGCGGTTTCGCCCCGGACTGCAAGAACAACGAGGAACCGCTTCAACTCATCACGACCGCGATCGAAAAGGCGGGGTTCCGCCCGGGCGAGGACGTGTATTTCGCGCTCGACGCGGCGGCATCCGAGTTCTACCGCGACGGCGCGTACACCCTCGAAGCGCAGGGGATGAACCGCGTTTCTTCGGAGGAGGTCGTGGCGTTTTACGAGCAACTCGTCGGCAAATATCCGATCCTCTCGATCGAGGATGGACTCTCGGAGGACGACTGGGCCGGTTGGAAACATCTGACCGACCGGCTCGGCAAGAAGATCCAACTCGTCGGCGACGATCTGTTCGTGACGAATCCGGTGCGCCTCGCCGAGGGCATCGACAAGCAGATCGGCAACAGCATTCTCATCAAGCTCAACCAGATCGGCACCGTGACGGAAACGGTCGACGTCATCCGGCTCGCGTCGAAGAACTCCTACACGCAGGTCGTGTCCCATCGCTCCGGCGAGACCTGCGATACGTTTCTGGCGTCGCTGTCGGTGGCCTGCAACACGGGGCAGATCAAGACGGGCTCGCTGTCGCGCTCCGAACGTCTCGAAAAGTACAACGAGCTGTT harbors:
- a CDS encoding 3-hydroxybutyryl-CoA dehydrogenase, giving the protein MKIESVLVIGAGIMGHGIAQVLAQAGHAVHLHDISEDLIRKGLKGIDSGLERLVKKEKMTAEQKAAVMGRIHAAPSIEEAAKGCNLVIEAATENLAIKKQIFQRLDASFAPDAILATNTSSLSVTEIAAVTKRPHKVIGMHFFNPVPVMRLVEIVRGLATDDETHSAIFEMSQAVGKDPVTVQDYPGFVSNRVLMIMINEAIFCLYEGVATATDIDTVMKLGMAHPMGPLALADLIGLDTCLSIMNRLFTGFADPKFRPCPLLVNMVAAGKLGRKTGEGFFKYEG
- a CDS encoding PAS domain S-box protein, whose amino-acid sequence is MNLLTQQLDFLFGVQGLAFVVLASGNWVLAGRESARHPWDWFGLTSFFWGLCQWQDLISWSIGDGRMYNVVRVVLSSIAWFSLIEFNRRARVTTGDRPVPIWIYAVFAIPAFSGYAFGPSALDLTFHFALGIPAGIWTVWTFRRIANREAAGRTALCVAIVAFAIYILLAVIEIPLSPFDEGIHALRVQPDPVSILLRYASTGAAVVVAAAMWKFLRFSYFSDVRVRKILPYENALVWSVPLILVFGWIATTYAEKSIVAREMEQLQEAANIIAEESEWTNVSELNASEADLGGPVYGRIKQRLTSLRSAVKQCRFVYLMRRTGDQIVLLADSEPAESPDFSPPGQVYAEAPKAIFPLFETAGRLSLRYEDRWGRFDSAFVSLVDRQTGAVVAVVGIDIEAERLDQMAREARLLPLVVTLLFAGLVVTFLMAKQHDARAQWLLAQAEESMTALLDNIPETACLVDIRGQVLACNSEMRRRELKDVADHSDVNLPRLVPAFRDFWTGEQWSGLKSGTPGRFLVHEEDREIDYRVQPVIDEAARVSRLAILGIDLTERLRIEEALRAGEERFRDMALSSADWMWEVDASGKYTFASGRVEDVLGYRPDEVIGKSPFEFMDASESKRIIPIFQDIADRRAPIVDLENRCRHRDGSAVVVVTNGVPIVSADGVLLGYRGVDKDITARKFAEQALRDSEERFRALAENSPDVIMRFDREGRHLYVNPAVRRFAGFAPADFVGKTHREMGFPEDLCTLWEQTIRRTFEQGGIERIEFDLPDGAAIDWLLVPEFDASGAVTHVMTSARDITARKMAEEALRTTLDRLEQMVAERTEKLRKANEQLEAEVAERRRIEIALRRSEERFRSLVETNNDWICEITVSAEFTYNSPQVERLLGYEPEELIGKPFDLILSPDEAARFRRHFDSVASIGGRMKGFEWTAISREGRNVVFETNAEPFFDEGRLLRGYRSIHRDVTERKVADTALRDSEERFRQLFEGVTDALFVHEIRSDGSPGRFVEVNDQACRRLGYSREELLRMGPREIDAPPPEGNELTPIGQQLRAGRFLTFEQVHVTRDGRRIPVEISSRVFELAGRSMVMSIARDISQRKNAERALRESEERFRMLTEESLTGVFLQNEGRLT
- a CDS encoding diguanylate cyclase, coding for MLGYRPEDIPVKLGTQVLDFVHPGDRDQVRENLEERARGGNPPREYECRMLGADGKSVWVAMLVSQIFHDGLSTTIGHVVDVTERKRDDERLRFLSYHDPQTGLRNRTFFEELMERYSNGERMPGPVSIVVADIDGLKVVNDTFGHRAGDEHIATVARMLADTFNGTNEVCRVGGDEFCVVMPDTPVDLVSLRVTEVLERVKRFNSRSPRIPISISIGHSTSHGAHESVFEIYQRADDNMYQYKLTQIESPKSRVIDILLMALAERDFVLQGHVERMVHMVGRMAELVGLPDHRRRDLILFARVHDLGKVGIPDEILFKPSVLTPEEYAKIKMHVQIGHKIASRSRELAHIANLVLHHHEFWDGNGYPNRLRGEEIPLECRILAIVDAYDAMTQTRPYSAGRTHDEALDELRRCSGRQFDPRLVDVFIEMLRTMPTPTPPPEVGEGHIVN
- a CDS encoding pyridoxamine 5'-phosphate oxidase family protein: MEIDESQALEASARLLDRQRIAVLSTSDLGHPHTTLIVFASGEDLRTLVFFVDREHQTYRNLKADGRVSLMIDSRIGADDVWNVEALRINGVAWELKVGPERDRLRGRYLEKNPDMASFAAEITTAMFKVTVDAARYIRNFSESFDVGI
- a CDS encoding pyruvate, phosphate dikinase; this translates as MAKYVYQFGGGRADGKAEMKNLLGGKGANLAEMSNLGIPVPAGFTITTEVCTYYYRNRNSYPAELEAQVNTALAAVEKIMGRTFGDPDNALLVSVRSGARASMPGMMDTVLNLGINDAIVKGLSKRNERTAWDCYRRFVQMYGDVVLGLRPVEKTEIDPFEAIIEHVKHKRRITLDLDMTVGDLQELVRLFKIEIKKRTGRDFPEEPRAQLWGAIGAVFGSWMNDRAKVYRRLNRIPEDWGTAVNVQAMVYGNMGDDCATGVGFSRDPASGAKLLYGEYLTNAQGEDVVAGTRTPKPIEQLKKEMPAAYKELDAIVSKLERHYRDIQDIEFTIEAGRLWMLQCRVGKRTGFAACRIAVDLVKERLATPEEALVRLVPDANALDQLLKPVFDPKDKNRAKNEGRLVAKGLAAGPGAACGRIAFHAEDAVALAAKGEPVVLVRMETSPEDIRGMNAALGILTARGGQTSHAALVARQMGKVCVAGCSELVINYATGKMNVKGKSLRAGDFISIDGFTGEVMVGKVMVMPSEVKQALFGKGQAAAKARKSITFQAYDQLMKWADRHRRLRIRTNADQPDQAAEAVVYGAEGIGLCRTEHMFFGGDRIIAVREMIIADDLRGREKALAKLLPYQRKDFVGIFRAMGARPVTVRLLDPPLHEFLPHTKKEVEELARVVGLPAKLVANKVQALHEANPMLGHRGCRLGITYPEIYLMQVRAIVEAAIAVRKRYRVACVPEIMIPLVGTYKELAILRERTEALARDILKKANAKIDIPIGTMIELPRAAVTADRIATVADFFSFGTNDLTQTTFGLSRDDAGKFLPFYVENDILPEDPFVSIDVDGVGALVAMGVEKGRSVNAKLKVGVCGEHGGDPLSVHFFHKTGLDYVSCSPSRLPIARLAAAQAAIANR
- the eno gene encoding phosphopyruvate hydratase — protein: MATIETIRAREILDSRGNPTVAACVVLSDGSRAEAMVPSGASTGSHEAVELRDGDKSRYLGKGVLKAAANVNDRIAPRLRGMDASAQEEIDRAMIELDGTPNKGSLGANAILSVSMAVARAYAMSAGVELFRSITRSDEATLLPVPMMNVMNGGQHSTNNVDIQEFMIVPAGAPNYREALRYGAEVFHALKKVLVEKGYSTGVGDEGGFAPDCKNNEEPLQLITTAIEKAGFRPGEDVYFALDAAASEFYRDGAYTLEAQGMNRVSSEEVVAFYEQLVGKYPILSIEDGLSEDDWAGWKHLTDRLGKKIQLVGDDLFVTNPVRLAEGIDKQIGNSILIKLNQIGTVTETVDVIRLASKNSYTQVVSHRSGETCDTFLASLSVACNTGQIKTGSLSRSERLEKYNELLRIEEELGARARWIGLNAFPR